The Metabacillus schmidteae genome has a segment encoding these proteins:
- a CDS encoding deoxyribonuclease IV, translating to MKFGCHVSIKNGYFAAAKHAFNIGAKAFQYFPKNPRSLSVKRFNQSDAIQCFNFCKEHDLLSIAHTPYPTSLTPSSDKREITIASLLNDLEIAEYCGSIGVVVHFGHLIDKDNPLTSYQLMIEMINLVLSQWNGTCKLLIENNAGAAGALGTTLEELTQIRNLIDDPEKIGFCLDTCHAFASGLWSGDQNAEFWEKAIELGFVDALAAIHLNNSKYPLRSRKDRHANIFNNGYIESDDFAKLLQLDFLSTTPFVLETHQMKVSHIKRK from the coding sequence ATGAAATTTGGTTGTCATGTAAGTATAAAAAATGGATACTTTGCTGCTGCCAAACACGCTTTCAACATTGGCGCAAAGGCATTTCAGTATTTCCCAAAGAATCCAAGAAGTTTATCAGTGAAACGCTTTAATCAAAGTGATGCGATTCAATGCTTTAATTTTTGCAAAGAACATGATCTTTTATCTATAGCACATACACCCTATCCAACTTCACTTACTCCATCTTCAGACAAAAGAGAAATAACGATTGCATCTTTGTTAAATGACTTAGAAATTGCTGAATATTGTGGATCCATTGGTGTCGTTGTCCATTTTGGACATTTAATCGATAAAGATAACCCACTTACAAGCTATCAACTAATGATCGAAATGATAAATCTCGTTTTATCTCAATGGAATGGAACATGCAAGCTATTAATTGAAAATAACGCAGGTGCAGCAGGGGCTCTAGGGACAACATTAGAGGAACTTACTCAAATAAGAAACCTTATCGATGATCCTGAAAAAATTGGTTTTTGTCTAGACACTTGTCATGCGTTTGCAAGTGGTTTATGGAGCGGGGACCAAAATGCAGAATTTTGGGAAAAAGCTATTGAGTTAGGTTTTGTTGATGCTCTAGCAGCCATACACTTGAATAATTCCAAATATCCACTAAGATCAAGAAAAGATAGACATGCTAATATTTTTAATAATGGTTACATCGAAAGTGATGATTTTGCAAAATTACTTCAATTAGATTTTCTATCAACGACTCCTTTTGTTCTTGAAACACATCAGATGAAGGTATCACACATAAAGAGGAAATAA
- a CDS encoding MFS transporter, translated as MDSQQTKALHKEKIWTRDFILICISNFFIFLGFQMTLPTIPLYVEELGGNDQLIGVVVSIFTFSALLVRSYAGHALESKGRKFVYLTGLLIFIFSVGSFGFLPAIVFLFFMRFVQGIGWGFSTTASGTIASDIIPPKRRGEGMGYYGLSGNIALAFGPSLGLTLAGVLSFTQLFIICALLGLIAFLLSSKIRYKTIEKTQQVVKKEKWDFYEKSALKPSLLLFFITVTFGGIASFLPLYTAQKGIPGIQWYFLVFALALMASRTFAGKIYDLKGHRAIFIPGAILIVLAMILLAWLLNTTVLLIAAVLYGFGFGSVQPALQAWSIENAPVHRRGMANATFFSSFDLGVGIGALMFGQIGHMFGYHTIYLVSAFSVCMSILLYVLLVYKK; from the coding sequence TTGGATTCTCAGCAAACAAAAGCATTACATAAAGAAAAAATTTGGACACGTGACTTTATATTAATCTGTATATCGAACTTTTTCATTTTTCTTGGATTTCAAATGACATTGCCAACGATTCCGCTATATGTTGAAGAGTTAGGGGGAAATGATCAGTTAATAGGGGTAGTTGTGAGTATTTTCACCTTTTCAGCGTTATTAGTAAGGTCTTATGCCGGGCATGCTTTAGAATCTAAAGGAAGAAAATTTGTTTATTTAACCGGTTTATTAATCTTTATATTTTCTGTTGGTTCATTTGGATTCTTACCAGCCATTGTGTTTTTATTTTTTATGCGATTCGTTCAAGGGATAGGGTGGGGATTTTCAACAACAGCCTCCGGTACAATAGCAAGTGATATTATTCCACCTAAGAGACGTGGAGAGGGGATGGGATACTATGGCTTATCAGGAAACATCGCATTAGCCTTTGGCCCATCGTTAGGACTAACTTTAGCAGGAGTTTTATCGTTTACACAATTATTTATCATTTGCGCACTCTTAGGGCTAATAGCGTTCCTTCTATCATCAAAAATACGCTATAAAACCATTGAAAAAACACAACAAGTAGTTAAAAAAGAAAAATGGGATTTCTACGAAAAAAGCGCTCTAAAACCATCGCTATTGCTATTTTTTATCACAGTAACTTTTGGGGGAATTGCTTCGTTTCTCCCATTATATACAGCTCAAAAAGGTATCCCGGGAATTCAATGGTATTTCCTTGTTTTTGCTTTGGCTTTAATGGCGTCAAGAACGTTTGCAGGAAAAATATATGATTTAAAAGGACATCGCGCAATATTTATTCCGGGAGCCATCTTAATCGTCCTAGCAATGATTTTATTAGCTTGGTTATTAAATACGACCGTCCTTTTAATTGCTGCCGTACTATATGGATTTGGATTTGGTTCTGTGCAACCTGCTTTACAAGCATGGTCGATCGAAAATGCGCCGGTGCACAGAAGAGGGATGGCAAATGCAACTTTCTTTTCTTCCTTTGACCTTGGTGTCGGAATTGGTGCCTTAATGTTTGGTCAAATTGGCCATATGTTCGGTTATCATACGATTTATTTGGTATCAGCTTTTTCGGTTTGTATGTCAATCCTGTTGTATGTATTACTCGTCTATAAAAAATAA
- a CDS encoding MerR family transcriptional regulator — MSYRDKKVMSMGTVCEITGLSERRIRYYEERKLIFPDRTSTGFRKYSFSDIEKLMDIAEKVEEGVQTDEIRRDYRKKETDAELKKKMIRGQLNSHFQRSGFK; from the coding sequence ATGTCATATCGTGATAAAAAAGTAATGTCAATGGGAACAGTATGTGAAATTACAGGATTATCTGAGAGAAGAATCCGCTACTATGAAGAGAGAAAATTAATTTTTCCAGACCGAACTTCAACAGGTTTTCGTAAATACTCTTTTTCAGATATTGAAAAACTAATGGATATTGCTGAAAAGGTTGAAGAAGGTGTCCAAACAGACGAAATACGAAGAGATTACCGTAAAAAGGAAACGGATGCTGAATTAAAGAAAAAAATGATTAGAGGACAACTAAATTCACATTTTCAAAGAAGTGGTTTTAAGTAA
- a CDS encoding LL-diaminopimelate aminotransferase, protein MKFSVSNKMSFFQPSIFSELAQYKKKKMEEGKPIIDLSIGSPDMAPPSFVRESLSEGVLAQDQYGYSLTGTKEFNKAVSTFYKNNYNVQLESRDEVLLLMGSQDGLVHFPMVFADPDDIILVPDPGYTAYAAGIAMAGASPYFMPLNKENDFLPDLEKIPEDVAQKAKIMILNFPGNPVPALASSDFFKKVIAFAKKFQIIVLHDFAYSELYFEGNKPISFLSVEGAKDVGVEMSSFSKNYSMAGTRIGYLAGNNQIVQAMNHLKSNLDYGVFLPVQQAAIRALQEGADFCEQSRKVYEERRNILVDGLQNIGWDITKPDAGMFIWAEIPKGWNSLDFTYTLIDRANVVVTPGHAFGPNGEGYVRIALVQEKDKLKQAISSIEKANIF, encoded by the coding sequence GTGAAATTTTCAGTATCAAATAAAATGAGTTTTTTTCAGCCATCAATTTTTAGTGAGCTTGCTCAATATAAAAAAAAGAAAATGGAAGAGGGAAAACCTATAATAGATTTAAGCATTGGAAGTCCTGATATGGCTCCTCCATCCTTTGTCAGAGAGTCTTTATCAGAGGGGGTGTTAGCACAAGATCAGTATGGCTATTCTTTGACAGGAACGAAAGAATTTAATAAGGCCGTTTCCACATTTTATAAAAATAACTACAATGTTCAACTGGAATCAAGAGATGAAGTTCTATTGTTAATGGGATCACAGGATGGACTTGTTCATTTCCCAATGGTATTTGCCGATCCGGATGATATCATTTTAGTACCTGATCCCGGTTATACAGCATACGCTGCTGGCATTGCGATGGCGGGAGCAAGTCCATATTTTATGCCACTAAATAAGGAAAATGATTTTTTACCAGATCTAGAGAAGATCCCAGAAGATGTAGCGCAGAAAGCAAAAATAATGATTTTGAACTTCCCTGGAAATCCAGTGCCTGCATTAGCATCAAGTGACTTTTTCAAAAAGGTGATTGCATTTGCCAAGAAGTTTCAAATCATCGTTTTGCATGATTTTGCCTATTCAGAACTCTATTTTGAAGGCAACAAACCGATTAGTTTTTTGTCGGTTGAAGGAGCTAAGGATGTTGGAGTTGAGATGTCTTCTTTTTCTAAAAATTATAGTATGGCTGGCACTCGAATAGGTTATTTAGCAGGGAATAATCAAATTGTTCAAGCAATGAATCATTTAAAAAGTAATTTAGATTATGGTGTATTCCTCCCTGTTCAACAAGCAGCAATTCGTGCGCTTCAAGAAGGTGCTGACTTTTGCGAACAAAGTAGAAAAGTATATGAAGAACGCCGTAATATACTGGTTGATGGGTTACAAAATATAGGATGGGATATAACAAAACCTGATGCGGGTATGTTCATATGGGCAGAAATACCAAAAGGGTGGAATTCATTGGATTTTACATACACACTAATAGATCGGGCAAATGTCGTGGTTACGCCTGGACATGCCTTCGGACCTAATGGGGAAGGATATGTTCGGATTGCACTTGTTCAAGAAAAAGACAAATTAAAGCAAGCTATATCCTCTATAGAAAAAGCAAATATTTTTTGA